From Scomber japonicus isolate fScoJap1 chromosome 22, fScoJap1.pri, whole genome shotgun sequence, one genomic window encodes:
- the LOC128383589 gene encoding NXPE family member 3-like gives MVSFYCPKYAAIFVFLAVFVFFFVLFNMDFLEFQHRGSPTVPFPRRHLTHRFCSFEPLSPEDALEERLLLDSIAWPETPSLPAPLSLEQTTDPAHSRFTVLPKRGGQQWHVGDQLEVMIKMYDFRGRPKKSGGDVLLTSLHNRSLGAGVAGKVLDHLNGSYSAVFSLLWEGSAQVEVTLVHPSEAVTVLKRIDREQPDRIRFHSVFRSDSVSETTTCNVCLRPTAQPQCNFTDLTTGEPWFCYKPKNLSCDTRTTSYMNGFKGKLEANEEKLFKNGINMKVSIRASGSSNVTVLPKNKDQPEVKSNIVQSGPVGYYYKDVWQSVSGPTVRQFNSPSVINQCLKGKMVHLYGDSTVRQWFEYFNQALPDLKQFNLHSSNKVGPFKALNYADNILVTYRFHGPPVCLSGSVPAIELHYIANEIERLVGGANTVVVLGIWAHLSSFPTELYIRRLQNIRKAVVRLLDRAPDTLVIIRTGNPRALTPFIVLTYSDWYSMQRDKVLRAMFKGLDVHLVDAWEMVLAHSLPNNLHPQPPIIKNMINVVLSYICPQKSS, from the exons ATGGTCAGCTTTTACTGTCCGAAGTATGCTGCCATCTTTGTTTTCCTGGCtgtgtttgtcttcttctttgtaCTTTTTAACATGGACTTCCTGGAG TTTCAGCATAGAGGAAGCCCCACCGTTCCTTTCCCAAGACGTCACCTCACCCACCGCTTCTGCAGCTTCGAGCCGCTGTCCCCTGAGGATGCTCTGGAGGAACGCCTCCTATTAGACTCCATTGCTTGGCCCGAAACTCCATCCTTGCCAGCTCCTCTTTCCCTGGAGCAGACCACTGATCCTGCCCACAGCAGGTTCACTGTTCTCCCAAAGAGGGGTGGACAACAGTGGCACGTAGGGGATCAGCTGGAAGTTATGATCAAAATGTACGACTTCCGGGGACGTCCCAAGAAGTCTGGGGGAGACGTCTTACTTACCAGTCTGCACAACCGATCACTTGGTGCAGGTGTGGCTGGAAAAGTGTTGGATCATCTCAATGGCTCCTACTCGGCTGTATTTTCTTTACTCTGGGAGGGAAGCGCACAGGTTGAG GTGACACTGGTTCACCCCAGTGAGGCTGTCACAGTGCTGAAAAGGATAGACAGAGAACAGCCAGATAGGATTCGTTTCCACAGTGTCTTCCGCTCAGACTCAGTCTCTGAAACTACCACCTGTAATGTCTGCCTGCGTCCAACAGCGCAGCCACAGTGTAACTTCACTGACCTCACTACAGGTGAGCCCTGGTTTTGCTACAAGCCAAAGAACCTGAGCTGTGATACCAGGACCACCAGCTACATGAATGGGTTTAAAGGGAAACTCGAGGCTAATGAGGAGAAGCTCTTTAAAAA TGGTATTAACATGAAAGTCTCCATTCGAGCTTCAGGGTCTTCCAATGTCACCGTGTTGCCAAAAAATAAAG ATCAACCGGAGGTGAAGAGCAATATTGTGCAGTCTGGACCTGTTGGCTATTACTACAAGGATGTGTGGCAGTCAGTAAGTGGCCCCACAGTCCGCCAGTTCAACAGTCCTTCTGTTATCAACCAATGTCTGAAAGGCAAGATGGTCCACCTGTATGGAGACTCTACCGTCAGGCAGTGGTTTGAATATTTCAACCAAGCACTACCAG ATCTCAAGCAGTTTAACCTGCACAGTTCAAACAAAGTCGGACCTTTCAAGGCCTTAAACTATGCAGACAACATTTTGGTGACGTACAGATTCCATGGtcctcctgtctgcctgtctggcAGCGTCCCAGCTATCGAACTGCACTACATTGCCAATGAAATAGAACGTTTAGTCGGCGGAGCTAACACTGTTGTAGTTTTAGGTATCTGGGCACACCTCAGCAGTTTCCCCACCGAGCTCTACATCCGACGGCTACAGAACATCCGCAAGGCAGTGGTGCGGCTGCTGGACAGGGCTCCAGACACTCTGGTTATAATCCGGACTGGAAACCCCAGAGCTTTGACGCCATTTATTGTACTAACCTACAGCGACTGGTATTCGATGCAGCGTGACAAGGTGCTCAGGGCCATGTTCAAAGGGCTGGATGTTCACCTGGTAGATGCCTGGGAGATGGTCTTGGCCCACAGCCTGCCTAATAACCTCCATCCACAACCTCCCATTATTAAGAATATGATCAACGTGGTCTTGTCCTACATATGCCCTCAAAAGAGCAGctag